In Asticcacaulis sp. SL142, the sequence CGGTCTACATGGAGTAGCATGTGAAACATGCCAAAATACCGCAGGCTGATAAAGCCCGCGAAGTCAAAGGTCCGAAGCCGCCGTTTGCGACGGTATGCCCGGATTTAAGCATCATTATCTGCACCCATAACCGCTCTGCCCTCACGGCAAGGCTGCTCAAAGCCCTGACACCGCAGTTAAAAGCCCATGCGGCCGAAATTCTGGTGATTGATAGCGCAAGTCGCGATGATCATAGCCAGGCGCTGATCGATATCGTGGCGGAGTTTGCGGACGTTCGACTCATCCGGGTTGAAGAAAAAGGGGTCTCCCTGGCGCGCAACACCGGCGTGACACATGCCCGTGCCGAATGGATTGGCTTTATCGATGACGATGAAGTCCCATCAGAAGACTGGCTGGATGAAGCCGTGACGCTGATCCGACGTCTGCCCGAAGACTGCGCGGCCTGCGGGGGCGTGGTGATCCCGGCATATGAACTGGCGCCGGACATGGGCCGTATTGGGCCGCGTTGGCGCGCCTTTCTGGGTGAGATTATGGCCGAGGGGGAATTCGACCAGACACAGCGCCCGCAATTCGGGATCGGACATTCGCTGGTGCGCGTCTGTGCACTGGAGCAAGTCGGCGGATTCAATCGCGGCCTTGGGCGGGATGGCCGCAGCTTGCTGAGCG encodes:
- a CDS encoding glycosyltransferase family 2 protein; translation: MKHAKIPQADKAREVKGPKPPFATVCPDLSIIICTHNRSALTARLLKALTPQLKAHAAEILVIDSASRDDHSQALIDIVAEFADVRLIRVEEKGVSLARNTGVTHARAEWIGFIDDDEVPSEDWLDEAVTLIRRLPEDCAACGGVVIPAYELAPDMGRIGPRWRAFLGEIMAEGEFDQTQRPQFGIGHSLVRVCALEQVGGFNRGLGRDGRSLLSGEEVLLLIQLEARGWRIWHSDRIRVWHDIEPDRLDRSWARRRSYWEGISTARIMTVTQPGKLTRSAITAGMKSLPLMLTSPLLPVRREIDLRLAFNIGMVTEALRRPFSRLIRMVSVPISLAMPTCLSLGTGGLQNLVGL